In a single window of the Fusarium falciforme chromosome 3, complete sequence genome:
- a CDS encoding Zn(2)-C6 fungal-type domain-containing protein: MRDVVDSCIDIYMQYVFPCCPIVHEKSLRESNVELFSAQSSSSMFRTDNEQQLVRCMRAFASLTAVCAAVSAMMPQTLLPYRHLVVQPFLRASRDMLYIYEDYDLEHPDSSSLSIRMFHSTALQHTTGKTGAAWSISSQAALLAQRMRLYNERDIRRSDPIEMQLLRFRFWHLYVSDQAASLMRNRVFVLQESLFDGDMTLDPFGEGGPGLFDKTQLRYQDSFEDRAFSGYHLTRRLWASAAGLMASMRKYARQETHYEPDAKRQKKMKMTGQFLEFTSMVDELPPWLESPETFEFSQDKDVLTFQRTFFSVQRSNLMLGLHCFHLVLLQQAIEYGLSDIMGLHDQDLTLAMKKTEIIHEFLVEVNRVPLLCLRVQGEPTVERFRRVGSALLEVIQNVDNETIRTRSRSYLTQLLDTLSRLDSKASDELNSEQLA; this comes from the exons ATGCGCGACGTTGTGGACTCCTGCATCGACATCTACATGCAATATGTCTTCCCATGCTGCCCGATTGTTCACGAGAAGAGCCTTCGGGAATCTAATGTGGAACTCTTCTCAGCACAATCCAGCTCATCCATGTTTAGGACTGATAATGAGCAGCAACTTGTGCGTTGTATGAGGGCCTTTGCTAGCTTAACAGCGGTATGTGCAGCTGTTTCCGCCATGATGCCTCAAACGCTACTCCCATATCGCCACTTGGTAGTCCAGCCATTTCTACGGGCATCGAGAGATATGCTCTATATTTACGAAGACTACGATTTGGAGCATCCCGACTCAAGCTCACTGAGTATAAGAATGTTTCACTCGACCGCTCTTCAGCATACTACAGGGAAGACAGGAGCAGCGTGGAGCATCTCCAGCCAGGCTGCACTCCTCGCACAACGCATGCGCCTCTACAATGAGCGAGACATCAGGCGGAGCGACCCCATCGAGATGCAATTGCTGCGATTTCGGTTCTGGCATCTCTACGTATCGGATCAAGCGGCTTCATTGATGCGCAATAGGGTTTTTGTGCTGCAAGAATCCCTCTTTGACGGGGACATGACCCTGGATCCatttggagaaggaggaccAGGATTATTTGACAAGACTCAACTCAGGTATCAAGACTCATTTGAGGATCGCGCATTCTCGGGTTATCACTTGACAAGGCGCCTATGGGCATCGGCAGCTGGGTTGATGGCTTCAATGCGCAAGTACGCTCGTCAAGAAACCCATTACGAGCCAGATGCAAAAAGACAAAAGAAGATGAAAATGACGGGACAGTTCTTGGAATTCACGAGCATGGTCGATGAACTCCCCCCATGGCTTGAGTCTCCCGAGACATTCGAATTTTCTCAAGACAAAGACGTTCTTACGTTCCAGAGGACTTTTTTCTCGGTCCAGCGCAGCAACCTCATGTTGGGGCTTCATTGCTTCcaccttgttcttcttcagcAGGCGATCGAGTATGGGTTGTCCGACATCATGGGCCTACATGATCAAGACCTCACGCTAGCCATGAAAAAGACCGAGATTATTCACGAGTTTCTCGTCGAGGTGAACAGGGTCCCTCTTCTCTGCCTTCGTGTTCAAGGAGAGCCAACT GTCGAGCGCTTTCGAAGAGTCGGAAGTGCTCTTCTTGAAGTGATTCAAAATGTTGACAATGAGACAATCAGGACACGATCAAGGTCGTACTTGACGCAGCTCCTTGATACACTGTCGAGGCTGGATTCCAAAGCTTCAGATGAGCTCAACAGCGAGCAACTGGCATAG
- a CDS encoding Beta-glucosidase, whose protein sequence is MFLINIENALEQLTLEEKVKLLAGQDTWGTWANDRVGIPRITTSDGPHGVRGTSFFNGPRGMLLPSATAMGATFDPELIHAAGELLAAEAKEKNCHVLLAPTVCIQRSPLLGRGFEAFAEDPWLSGTIASAYVNGAQSHGVACSIKHFAAHDQSTMAVEDDVRASERTLREMHLLPFQLAVKNASPWAFMMAYNKINGIHATENSWLINLVLRQDWGWDGLVMSDWFGTYSTSESLNAGMDLEMPGPSRWRGDLLSWAVMSDKVKKPTIDASVRNLLKLINKVQPWKDDAPKEVGDTQRKRDLCRKVAGEAIVLLKNERSVLPLDPQKKQTYGLIGPAVGNPAISGGGSADLTPHYVSRPLEAIIDVVGSENVKPAIGCQAHLFTPQLSKDIAVPNSTEPGYIVSWYKEDPMLNPAAEPVASVTTIQAQMYFADNLPEAVPKTYWLQAKTIYTAPKSCTIELGLCVLGKGKLFVDGQEKIDLYTSQPKKTLQTPMFDQASMEVTSEIEVQQGKRYEILVYLKNEAAVAGVGALNCGGLRIGCCEKFGPATALAEAIKLASEVDVPIVIAGLNSDFESEALDRKSLDLPPAVDELIAAVVKANKNTATNCHQVVVTQSGCPILMPWLDDTPTLVHAWFGGQETGNAIADVLFGKTNPSGRLSLTFPKRLEDTPAFLTFGKGEREIHYGEGVFVGYRYYEKLRNPPLFYFGFGLSYSQFEYSNLQVPEKVNLFEADSFHVSVDVTNTSNRGGYEVVQLYVADKASTAPRPLKELKAFKKVWIDTGKSQKVTISLDKYALSFWSEIESMWLAEAGVFEVIIARSSDPKDGLLRGEIELVKNFTWNGL, encoded by the exons ATGTTTCTCATCAATATCGAGAATGCCCTAGAGCAGTTGactttggaggagaaggtcaAGCTTCTTGCTGGGCAAGATACCTGGGGCACCTGGGCAAATGATCGTGTCGGCATTCCCCGAATCACG ACCTCTGATGGACCTCATGGCGTTCGCGGTACGAGTTTCTTCAACGGCCCTCGTGGCATGCTACTCCCCTCTGCGACAGCCATGGGAGCGACATTTGACCCCGAATTAATACACGCGGCCGGAGAGCTATTGGCAGCCGAGGCAAAAGAAAAGAACTGCCACGTCTTGCTAGCTCCAACTGTCTGCATCCAACGTTCTCCGCTTCTCGGTCGTGGATTCGAAGCTTTCGCAGAAGATCCATGGCTTAGCGGAACCATAGCATCTGCATACGTCAATGGTGCCCAAAGCCATGGCGTAGCTTGCTCGATCAAACATTTCGCCGCGCACGATCAGTCAACAATGGCAGTGGAGGACGATGTTCGAGCGTCAGAGCGGACTCTGCGCGAGATGCATCTCCTGCCGTTCCAGCTAGCCGTCAAGAATGCAAGCCCATGGGCTTTCATGATGGCGTATAACAAGATCAATGGCATCCACGCCACTGAGAATTCTTGGCTGATCAATCTGGTCCTACGACAGGACTGGGGTTGGGATGGACTCGTTATGAGCGATTGGTTTGGCACTTATAGTACCTCCGAGTCTCTCAACGCCGGTATGGACCTGGAAATGCCAGGACCGTCAAGGTGGAGAGGCGACTTGCTCTCTTGGGCCGTCATGagcgacaaggtcaagaagccgACGATCGACGCCAGCGTGCGAAaccttctcaagctcatcaacaaggTCCAGCCTTGGAAGGATGATGCCCCGAAAGAAGTCGGAGATACTCAGCGCAAGCGAGATCTATGCAGAAAGGTTGCCGGTGAGGCGATAGTTCTCTTAAAGAACGAGCGCAGCGTTCTCCCTTTAGACCCACAGAAAAAGCAGACATATGGTTTGATCGGGCCAGCTGTTGGAAACCCAGCCATTAGTGGAGGCGGCTCGGCTGATTTGACACCGCACTACGTGAGCAGACCTTTGGAAGCCATCATCGATGTTGTGGGATCGGAAAATGTCAAGCCTGCGATCGGATGCCAGG CCCACCTCTTCACTCCTCAGCTGTCGAAGGACATTGCTGTACCCAACAGCACCGAGCCGGGATACATTGTCTCCTGGTACAAGGAAGATCCTATGCTCAACCCAGCTGCTGAGCCCGTCGCCTCGGTTACCACCATTCAGGCCCAGATGTACTTTGCCGACAACCTCCCAGAAGCAGTACCAAAGACGTACTGGCTTCAAGCAAAGACCATCTACACTGCACCAAAGTCCTGCACGATTGAGCTTGGCCTTTGCGTcctcggcaagggcaagttGTTTGTCGACGGCCAAGAAAAGATCGATCTTTATACTAGTCAGCCTAAAAAGACTCTGCAGACCCCCATGTTCGACCAAGCTAGCATGGAAGTGACTTCTGAGATTGAGGTACAGCAAGGGAAGCGGTACGAGATTCTAGTCTATCTCAAGAACGAAGCTGCTGTCGCGGGAGTGGGGGCGCTCAACTGCGGCGGATTGAGAATTGGCTGCTGTGAAAAGTTTGGTCCTGCTACTGCTCTTGCAGAGGCTATCAAGCTAGCTTCCGAGGTCGATGTGCCTATCGTTATCGCCGGACTAAACAGCGACTTTGAGAGCGAAGCTCTTGATCGCAAGTCGCTTGATTTGCCACCAGCTGTTGATGAGCTCATTGCAGCTGTAGTCAAGGCAAACAAAAACACGGCAA CTAACTGTCATCAGGTTGTTGTAACCCAATCAGGCTGCCCAATCCTCATGCCATGGCTCGATGACACCCCGACACTCGTTCACGCTTGGTTTGGCGGCCAAGAGACGGGCAACGCCATTGCCGACGTGCTCTTTGGCAAGACCAACCCCAGCGGGCGACTTTCTCTCACATTCCCCAAGAGGCTCGAAGATACGCCAGCGTTTTTGACTTTTGGCAAGGGCGAGAGGGAGATTCACTATGGAGAAGGCGTCTTCGTAGGTTATCGCTACTACGAAAAGCTGCGGAACCCTCCACTGTTTTACTTTGGATTTGGTCTCTCTTACAGCCAGTTTGAGTATTCAAACCTGCAAGTACCGGAAAAGGTCAACTTGTTTGAAGCAGACTCCTTCCATGTGTCGGTTGACgtcaccaacaccagcaacCGCGGTGGATACGAAGTTGTTCAACTCTACGTGGCTGACAAGGCCAGCACGGCCCCCAGGCCACTCAAGGAACTCAAGGCATTCAAAAAGGTTTGGATAGACACCGGCAAGTCCCAAAAGGTGACGATTTCCCTGGATAAGTATGCATTGTCTTTCTGGAGTGAGATCGAAAGCATGTGGCTGGCGGAAGCGGGAGTGTTTGAGGTTATCATTGCCAGAAGCTCGGATCCTAAGGATGGATTGCTTCGTGGAGAGATTGAATTGGTCAAGAACTTTACGTGGAATGGCCTTTAG
- a CDS encoding MFS domain-containing protein, with protein MAKLEEHEHHTASDAMVEDAAPLKIADLIPDYGKPWYRVPHLLKLNALLLVPLLTSYVSGFDGSLLNGMQSLPSWNEDFDHPSGSVLGIVSTIQVVGGIAALPFAPMLADRLGRRHGILIGSLIIVAGAGIQGGGSSMGTFLGGRGLVGFGSSFIAVAAAPMIGELAYPSHRPIITAIYNTSWYLGSIVAAWVTYGTFKIPNSWSWRIPCILQAAPSLIQVACIYFVPESPRWLVAHDRPQEAQRILSRYHAGLEEPNELVLAEMNEITIAIQNEKLQNTASYMDFLKTNGNRRRLFICISIGFIIQWCGNGLVSVYLVQVLKSVGITDPETQNIINGVLQIFNYLVAITSAFFVDRFGRRGMFLFSLAGMTLAFIIWTAISAKNEQQHFQNKGLGIGVVTMIFVFFLFYNIGMNPVPMAYVLEVLPYTLRAKGLTIFNVSQFASSVFNGFANPIALEAIGWKYYIVFACLLVVWFFVVYFAYPETRRLSLEEVATLFDGEDAMQEVDAKIVSEKQDQL; from the exons ATGGCCAAACTCGAGGAACACGAACACCATACGGCGTCTGACGCCATGGTCGAGGATGCTGCACCTCTCAAAATTGCTGACCTCATTCCCGACTATGGGAAACCTTGGTACAGGGTTCCTCATCTTCTGAAGTTGAAcgctctcctcctcgttcCTCTTCTGACATCTTACGTCTCTG GATTTGACGGGAGTTTATTGAACGGCATGCAGAGTCTGCCCTCCTGGAATGAAG actTTGATCACCCTTCCGGAAGCGTCCTTGGAATAGTCTCTACCATCCAAGTCGTTGGCGGTATCGCTGCTTTGCCATTCGCCCCAATGCTTGCCGATCGACTCGGCCGCCGTCATGGGATATTAATTGGGTCTCTCATAATCGTCGCTGGTGCCGGTATCCAAGGTGGCGGTAGCAGCATGGGCACCTTTCTTGGAGGTCGTGGTCTCGTTGGCTTTGGTAGCAGCTTCatcgctgttgctgctgcaccAATGATTGGCGAACTTGCATATCCATCTCATCGCCCGATCATCACTGCCATCTACAACACATCATGG TATCTGGGTTCCATCGTCGCTGCGTGGGTTACCTATGGAACTTTTAAGATCCCCAACAGCTGGAGTTGGAGAATTCCCTGTATCCTTCAAGCTGCTCCCTCCCTCATTCAAGTCGCTTGCATCTATTTTGTCCCAGAAAGCCCCAGATGGCTCGTCGCGCACGACAGGCCTCAGGAGGCACAGAGAATTCTTAGCAGATACCATGCTGGCTTGGAGGAGCCCAATGAGCTGGTGCTTGCCGAAATGAACGAGATTACGATTGCGATTCAGAACGAGAAGCTTCAGAATACTGCTTCCTATATGGACTTCTTGAAGACCA ATGGAAACCGCCGTCGCCTGTTCATTTGCATCTCTATCGGTTTCATCATCCAGTGGTGTGGAAACGGCCTCGTATCTGTCTACCTTGTTCAAGTCCTCAAGTCTGTCGGCATCACCGACCCCGAAACCCAAAATATCATCAATGGCGTCCTTCAGATCTTCAACTATCTCGTCGCCATCACGTCGGCTTTTTTCGTGGACCGCTTCGGCCGTCGTGGCATGTTTCTCTTCTCACTTGCTGGAATGACGCTTGCCTTTATCATCTGGACGGCCATTTCGGCCAAGAATGAGCAGCAGCACTTCCAGAACAAAGGCCTGGGTATTGGAGTGGTCACTATGATCTTTGTCTTCTTCCTGTTCTATAACATTGGCATGAATCCCGTCCCTATGGCCTACGTTCTGGAAGTTCTCCCCTATACCCTCCGTGCTAAGGGACTCACAATCTTCAACGTCTCTCAGTTCGCCAGCTCCGTTTTTAACGGATTCGCCAACCCGATTGCCCTCGAAGCTATTGGATGGAAATACTACATCGTGTTTGCATGTCTGCTTGTCGTCTGGTTCTTCGTGGTCTACTTTGCTTACCCTGAGACACGCCGACTGAGCTTGGAGGAGGTTGCGACTCTTTTTGACGGAGAAGATGCTATGCAAGAGGTGGATGCAAAGATTGTGTCCGAGAAGCAGGACCAGCTGTAA